From Candidatus Methylacidithermus pantelleriae, one genomic window encodes:
- a CDS encoding Maf family protein codes for MKSPLCLASSSPRRQQLLRQLGVPFYSKPPTFSELSPEQVTCLSPRELALRNAMGKAFSVWNPGSDPWVLAADTLVVLGAVCLGKPKDLTEARTMLELLSGKTHHVLTALVLVTPSRQIRSLICATEVEFRRLTPPLIESYLQEVPVLDKAGAYAAQEKAEWLIKEVRGSYTNVLGFPIEEVACLLAKGNP; via the coding sequence GTGAAGAGCCCTTTGTGTTTGGCCTCAAGCTCCCCCCGCCGGCAACAATTATTACGCCAGCTTGGTGTACCGTTCTACTCCAAACCGCCCACCTTTAGCGAGCTGAGCCCCGAACAAGTCACCTGCCTTTCCCCACGGGAACTTGCCTTGCGTAACGCCATGGGTAAAGCCTTTTCGGTGTGGAATCCCGGTTCTGACCCCTGGGTGCTTGCTGCCGATACCCTTGTCGTATTGGGAGCCGTTTGCTTGGGTAAACCGAAGGATCTTACGGAAGCTCGCACAATGCTAGAACTTCTGTCGGGCAAAACCCATCATGTTCTGACCGCTCTCGTTTTGGTAACCCCCAGCCGCCAGATCCGATCACTGATATGCGCAACAGAAGTGGAATTTCGGCGTTTAACGCCCCCTTTGATTGAAAGCTATCTTCAAGAGGTTCCCGTGCTGGATAAGGCCGGAGCCTACGCAGCGCAGGAAAAGGCAGAGTGGTTAATTAAGGAAGTTCGAGGCTCCTATACCAACGTGCTTGGCTTTCCCATCGAGGAGGTAGCTTGTCTCCTGGCGAAAGGGAACCCCTAG
- the hpf gene encoding ribosome hibernation-promoting factor, HPF/YfiA family, whose amino-acid sequence MQIHVSQQNVRLTSALHAYIAKKLQKLERHMPEVIGAHVAIIHDPLQTNKRAYAVKVHLAVPGRDLHAEEHGHDLYETIDLLMETLEKQALKRKTELTKRNRRVARQAKDTLKTGTTSQ is encoded by the coding sequence ATGCAGATCCACGTTAGCCAGCAAAATGTTCGTTTAACCAGTGCCTTGCACGCCTACATCGCCAAAAAGCTGCAGAAGTTGGAGCGACATATGCCTGAGGTTATCGGTGCCCACGTGGCCATCATCCACGATCCCCTCCAAACCAACAAGCGCGCCTACGCCGTAAAAGTACATTTGGCCGTACCGGGCAGAGACCTCCACGCAGAGGAACATGGGCATGATCTTTATGAAACGATCGATCTTCTAATGGAGACCCTTGAGAAGCAGGCTCTTAAAAGAAAAACCGAATTAACCAAACGGAACCGTCGTGTGGCACGCCAAGCCAAGGATACACTCAAAACCGGAACTACTTCCCAGTGA